CAGTGGTGAACATATGCACTTCATCAATGATAAAGATTTTATAGCGCCCAAAGCTTGGTTTGTAGCGCGTTTGCTCTATGAGGTTACGGACATCATCAATCCCCCTATTAGACGCCCCATCCATTTCTATAATATCTATGTGGTGGTTGTTTAAAGCGCTCTGGCATTGGATGCAAGTATCGCAAGGCACGGCTTTTGGCCCTTCTTCACACATCAAAGCCCTAGCAAAAATCCTAGAAGAGCTGGTTTTGCCTGAACCTCTTAATCCGCTGAATAAATAAGCGTTAGCCAAACGCTGGTTGTCTAGGGCTAAAGAAAGCGTTTTAGCCACGCTCTCTTGACCGACTAGCTCGCTAAAATGTTTGGGGCGGTATTTTAACGCTAAAACTTGCATATTGATTGTAATCCTTAAAACTCATTTAGGAGTATTGTAATGCAAAATGACTTAAAACTAGCCCCTTTTTAAGTTTTACTCAATAGCGCTAAAAAATCCCTGAATAAAGTAACGCTGAGCGTTCCCATGATAGCGGTTACAAAGAGATTCACGCCCATAAAAATTTTTTGGTTGTTTAAAAGTTTAGAGCCATAGCGTAAGGACAAGGTGCATAACAATAAAAGCCAAGAAAGAGCCGCCGATAAAGTGCCGGCTAGAAAGACGAATTTTTGAGCTAGGTTAAAAGATAAAGCGCTCGCGCCAATTAAAAACACCATTTCCAAATACACTTGAGGGTTGAGTAAAGTAACGCCTAAAGTGAACAATAAGGTCTTTTTTAAGGATAGTTTTTTGGGGGTTTGGACTTGCTTCTTTTTAAAGGTTTGAAAAAGGGTTTTTAAAGCTAAAAAAGCGTAAAATCCGGTAAAAACTGCCCCAAATAAATTCAAAAACAAACTCAAATAAAGGTTTTTCGCAAAATAAGCCCCCACGCCAAACACGCCCATGCTCATTAACACAATATCGCACATAAAACACAGAGCGCAAATCAAAAACACATAATTCCTAGCCATGCCTCGCTCTATAATAAACAAGGATTGCGCCCCCACCGCCGCGCACAAAGAAATCGCTAAACCAAAACCTTCTATAAAAACCACAAACATCTTGATCCTTTCACTCAAAATAAGCTAAAACCATAACGCTACCATCAAAAATTCAAAAACGATATTTTAAAATTTTAGGGTTTAAAACGACCTTTATAAATAAAAATTAAATGATGATACACAATGGTTGCACGAAATTTAAAAACCCCATTTTTTACCGCTCTTAGTGGCGTTTGAGAATAAGTTAAAATTAATATGGTAAAATGCCAAAATTTGCTGTCGTCATGCGGCAAAAATTTAGACAACAAGGAATTGGGAATGAGAAGGAGTTTGGCTTTTTGCCTGTTAGCTTTGCTTGGATTACAGGTTTTAGGCGCTAGGGATTTTTCGCAACTCAAAAACGAAGAACTTTTAAAATTAGCAGGCACTCTGCCTTCTAATGAAGCGATTGATTATCGCATGGAAGTGTCTAAACGCCTTAAAGCTTTAAACGCTGAGGACGCTAAGAAATTCCGCGCGAATTTCAGCCAGATCGCTAGGAAGAATCTTTCTAAAATGAGCGAAGAAGATTTCAAAAAAATGCGTGAAGAAGTGCGTAAAGAATTAGAAGAAAAAACCAAAGGTTTGAGTGCTGAAGAAATCAAGGCAAAAGGACTTAATGTGAGCGTTTGCAGCGGTGATACGAGAAAAGTTTGGTGTAGGGCTGTTAAGAAAAAAGACGAACATTGTTCTCCTAAGTGAGATAAAATTTAATTTAAAAGGAAAAATATGAAAAAAGCGTTGAAAATAC
This DNA window, taken from Helicobacter pylori, encodes the following:
- a CDS encoding LysE family transporter encodes the protein MFVVFIEGFGLAISLCAAVGAQSLFIIERGMARNYVFLICALCFMCDIVLMSMGVFGVGAYFAKNLYLSLFLNLFGAVFTGFYAFLALKTLFQTFKKKQVQTPKKLSLKKTLLFTLGVTLLNPQVYLEMVFLIGASALSFNLAQKFVFLAGTLSAALSWLLLLCTLSLRYGSKLLNNQKIFMGVNLFVTAIMGTLSVTLFRDFLALLSKT
- a CDS encoding DUF1104 domain-containing protein — its product is MRRSLAFCLLALLGLQVLGARDFSQLKNEELLKLAGTLPSNEAIDYRMEVSKRLKALNAEDAKKFRANFSQIARKNLSKMSEEDFKKMREEVRKELEEKTKGLSAEEIKAKGLNVSVCSGDTRKVWCRAVKKKDEHCSPK